From a single Etheostoma spectabile isolate EspeVRDwgs_2016 unplaced genomic scaffold, UIUC_Espe_1.0 scaffold00000880, whole genome shotgun sequence genomic region:
- the LOC116674615 gene encoding hepatocyte growth factor: MPMVNNDMCSQIKGDAGESRICAGGKRGEGVCDKDNGGPLVCQEHERKVIIGVSIQRTKCASSQPALFVNVAFYSEWIYKVFKLYPSLERN; this comes from the exons ATGCCCATGGTCAACAATGACATGTGCTCACAAATTAAAGGAGATGCTGGGGAAAGCAGAATATGTGCTGGTGGCAAGAGAGGAGAAGGCGTATGTGAT AAAGACAATGGCGGCCCATTGGTTTGCCAGGAACATGAGCGCAAAGTCATCATTGGCGTGAGCATCCAAAGGACAAAATGCGCCTCATCACAGCCTGCACTTTTTGTCAACGTTGCTTTCTACTCTGAGTGGATATACAAAGTGTTCAAACTTTACCCCAGTTTGGAAAGAAACTGA